The genomic DNA GGGACTCCCGCGCAGGCGCTGCGCGAGAACCGCGGGACGGAGGTCAAGCGCAGGGCGCAGGCACTGGCTGTGTAACCTCGCGGGGCCGGGCGCGCAGCCGCGGGTCCGGCCCCGCGACCGTACGGGACCGTACGAGGGGGGAGTGCCGCATGACGGCCGGAACCGCCGCCCGCGCCACCGCCGACGCCCGCGCGCGGCTCGGCGCCGCGCAGCTCTATCTGTGCACCGACGCCCGTACGCGCCAGGGTGACCTGCCCGAGTTCCTCGACGCCGTGCTGGCCGCGGGCGTGGACATCGTCCAACTGCGCGAGAAGGGCATGGAGGCCCGCGAGGAGCTGGCGCACCTGGAGGTGTTCGCCGATGCCTGCCGCCGGCACGGCCGGCTGCTCGCCGTCAACGACCGCGCCGACGTGGCGCACGCCGCCGGCGCCGACGTGCTGCACCTGGGCCAGGGCGACCTGCCCGTGCCCGCCGCCCGCGCCATCCTGGGCGCCGCGCCCGAGGATGTGCTGATCGGCCGTTCCACCCACGCCGAGGCGGAGACCCGCGCCGCGGCCCGGGAGCCCGGCGTCGACTACTTCTGCACCGGCCCGTGCTGGCCCACCCCCACCAAGGCCGGGCGCCCCGCGGCCGGCCTCGGCCTCGTCCGGTACGCGGCGGGGCTCGGCACCGACCGCCCCTGGTTCGCCATCGGCGGAATCGACCTCGGAAACCTCGACGAGGTCCTGGCGGCCGGCGCCCGCCGGGTCGTCGTCGTGCGCGCCCTCACGGCCGCGGAGGACCCCGGAGCTGCGGCGGGCGAGTTCGTACGGCGGCTGCGCGCCGCACGGAACGGTGACGTCCGGTAGTCGTCCGGGCGGCCCGGGGCGCCGGGTCCCGGCCGGGCAATTGAGCTGGCCGTCTTGGGTCCGGAGGTGACCGGCGGTTAACCTGCCGCGTATGGCCACCGGCATCGCTTCGACCAGGAATGATCGCGCAGTCACTGTTCGTGAACTGCTCGCATCCGGCAAGCAGTCGTTTTCGTTCGAGTTCGCCGCCCC from Streptomyces sp. CMB-StM0423 includes the following:
- the thiE gene encoding thiamine phosphate synthase — protein: MTAGTAARATADARARLGAAQLYLCTDARTRQGDLPEFLDAVLAAGVDIVQLREKGMEAREELAHLEVFADACRRHGRLLAVNDRADVAHAAGADVLHLGQGDLPVPAARAILGAAPEDVLIGRSTHAEAETRAAAREPGVDYFCTGPCWPTPTKAGRPAAGLGLVRYAAGLGTDRPWFAIGGIDLGNLDEVLAAGARRVVVVRALTAAEDPGAAAGEFVRRLRAARNGDVR